The following coding sequences lie in one Rutidosis leptorrhynchoides isolate AG116_Rl617_1_P2 chromosome 6, CSIRO_AGI_Rlap_v1, whole genome shotgun sequence genomic window:
- the LOC139852895 gene encoding small GTPase LIP1-like, producing MPQQMFWRERDRDTVINKEQNGGGPLCGQVRVLVVGDSGVGKTSLVNLIVKGTTTKHPSQTIGCTVDVKHFTYGAPSSSSDSVKGDKDRDFFIELWDVSGHDRYTDCRSIFYSQINGVIFVHDLSQKRTKTSLKKWAAEISATGTFSAPLANGGPGGLPVPYLVIGNKADIAAKEGTRGSSGNLVDMARHWVEKQGLLSSSEELPLIDSFPGSGGLMAAAKEARYDKESVMKFFRMLVRRRYFSDELPMAGPWSTSVPRPLQKPGDSIIDEDQLYTSTRTIGDPYKYNVLPPLPAQRNLTPPPTLYPQQPVLTPDNYNIPRFNLSGAQELTSIRSKRNDINV from the exons ATGCCGCAACAA ATGTTTTGGAGGGAACGTGATAGAGATACGGTGATCAATAAAGAGCAAAATGGCGGTGGTCCTCTTTGTGGTCAAGTTCGAGTTCTTGTTGTTGGTGATTCAG GTGTGGGGAAAACTTCTCTTGTTAATCTGATTGTGAAAGGTACGACAACAAAGCATCCTTCTCAAACAATTGGATGTACAGTAGATGTGAAG CATTTTACGTATGGAGCGCCTAGTAGCTCTTCTGATAGTGTTAAAGGTGATAAAGATAGAGATTTCTTCATTGAACTCTGGGATGTATCTGGACATGACCGTTATACGGATTGCCGTTCCATATTTTATTCTCAAATAAATG GCGTAATCTTTGTACATGATCTCTCTCAAAAAAGGACAAAAACAAGTTTAAAGAAATGGGCTGCAGAAATTTCAGCAACTGGGACATTTTCAGCCCCTCTAGCAAACGGTGGGCCCGGTGGCCTTCCTGTACCATATCTAGTCATTGGTAACAAAGCAGATATAGCTGCCAAAGAGGGGACTAGAGGTAGTAGTGGCAACCTTGTGGATATGGCCCGCCACTGGGTTGAAAAACAGGGTTTGCTGTCATCAAGCGAGGAACTTCCATTGATTGACAGTTTTCCGGGAAGTGGCGGACTTATGGCT GCTGCAAAAGAAGCAAGATATGACAAGGAGTCTGTGATGAAGTTTTTTCGGATG TTAGTAAGAAGAAGATACTTCTCAGATGAGTTACCTATGGCGGGCCCATGGTCCACCTCAGTTCCAAGACCATTGCAGAAGCCGGGTGACAGCATAATTGATGAAGACCAATTATACACGAGCACAAG GACAATTGGTGACCCCTACAAGTACAACGTTCTACCACCACTTCCAGCTCAGCGCAATCTGACCCCACCTCCTACACTTTATCCACAGCAGCCAGTGTTGACACCTGATAATTACAACATCCCAAGATTCAACTTGAGTGGAGCTCAAGAATTAACAAGTATCAGATCGAAACGTAATGATATTAATGTGTGA
- the LOC139855721 gene encoding early nodulin-93-like — protein MGIPMDMRDAWVNRKNKSSPSSNFMIPSPEEDLKFLRSQMCTQEGVRAGVKSASIACVASAIPTLIAVRTIPWAKANLNYTAQALIISAASIAAYFVTADKTILECARRNTRSLYDKSS, from the exons ATGGGAATACCAATGGATATGAGAGACGCATGGGTAAACAGGAAGAATAAATCATCGCCATCGTCAAATTTTATGATTCCTTCTCCTGAAGAAGATCTTAAGTTTCTCAGATCACAAATGTGTACTCAAG AAGGAGTGCGTGCAGGAGTCAAGTCAGCATCCATTGCATGTGTTGCCAGTGCAATCCCTACG CTAATTGCTGTGCGGACAATCCCTTGGGCAAAGGCAAATCTGAATTATACTGCACAGGCACTCATCATATCTGCAG CATCCATTGCAGCATACTTTGTGACTGCTGACAAAACTATCTTGGAGTGTGCAAGGAGAAACACACGTTCCCTTTATGATAAATCTTCTTAA